From Halalkalicoccus sp. CG83, one genomic window encodes:
- a CDS encoding SDR family NAD(P)-dependent oxidoreductase, translating into MLDAFACSDRTAVVTGASRGIGRAIALGLAEAGADVVPAARSEDALETVAEEIEDRGGESLVHPTDVTDEDGVRELFDRVDEELGSADVLVNNAGINPDDALGTPEAIEMEGYDRTLDVNLRGAFLCTKVAAERELGSVVNVASVGGVVGLPRQHPYVASKHGLVGLTKSTAIDWAPETRVNAVAPGYVATELTEEAMENEKLRESLLSRTPLERFAEPEEIAAPVVFLASEAGSYVTGTCLNVDGGWCAR; encoded by the coding sequence ATCCTTGACGCGTTCGCTTGTTCCGACAGAACCGCCGTCGTCACCGGCGCGAGCCGCGGCATCGGCCGGGCGATCGCGCTCGGACTGGCCGAGGCCGGCGCGGACGTCGTGCCCGCGGCCCGCTCGGAGGACGCGCTCGAAACGGTGGCGGAGGAGATCGAGGACCGCGGCGGCGAGTCGCTCGTCCATCCGACCGACGTGACAGACGAGGACGGCGTTCGTGAGCTGTTCGACCGGGTCGACGAGGAACTGGGATCGGCTGACGTCCTCGTCAACAACGCGGGGATCAACCCCGACGACGCGCTCGGAACGCCCGAGGCCATCGAAATGGAGGGATACGACCGGACGCTCGACGTCAACCTCCGGGGTGCCTTCCTCTGTACGAAGGTCGCGGCCGAGCGCGAGCTGGGATCGGTCGTCAACGTCGCGAGCGTCGGCGGCGTCGTCGGCCTGCCGCGCCAACACCCATACGTCGCCTCGAAACACGGTCTCGTCGGGCTGACGAAGAGCACGGCGATCGACTGGGCGCCCGAGACCCGCGTGAACGCGGTCGCGCCGGGCTACGTCGCCACCGAACTCACCGAGGAGGCGATGGAGAACGAGAAACTACGCGAGTCGCTGCTCTCGCGGACGCCGCTCGAACGCTTCGCCGAGCCCGAGGAGATCGCCGCGCCCGTCGTCTTTCTCGCGAGCGAGGCGGGCTCGTACGTCACCGGGACCTGTCTGAACGTCGACGGCGGCTGGTGTGCGCGTTAG
- a CDS encoding TIGR01548 family HAD-type hydrolase produces the protein MHADSVVLDVDGVLVDVADSYRRAILESVERVYDDTIDREGVQAFKDAGGFNNDWELTDAAALYVLARQEGYSESVEAFADRIADRGGGLVAAEACLEAILADEAADRVHGRWNPERLREVFQWLYLGADLYRQLEGGERPSGVPADHAGYVHDEPVLVESDTVERLTERFDVGVLTGRPAAEAEIALSRVGLSVPDDHRFTMDDWEEGKPHPRALVALADRFDADAVAFVGDTLDDVRTATNAAAANPDRDYYGVGVLTGGLRGEEGRAKYEAEGAAAVLDSVNDLPDLLE, from the coding sequence ATGCACGCGGACAGCGTCGTCCTCGACGTCGACGGGGTGCTGGTCGACGTCGCCGACTCCTACCGCCGGGCGATACTCGAGAGCGTCGAGCGGGTCTACGACGACACGATCGATCGCGAGGGCGTACAGGCGTTCAAGGATGCCGGCGGGTTCAACAACGACTGGGAGCTCACCGACGCGGCCGCGCTGTACGTCCTCGCGCGACAGGAGGGCTACTCCGAGTCCGTCGAGGCGTTCGCCGACCGAATCGCCGACCGTGGCGGCGGACTCGTCGCGGCGGAGGCGTGTCTCGAGGCGATCCTCGCGGACGAGGCCGCCGACCGCGTTCACGGCCGGTGGAATCCCGAGCGACTGCGCGAGGTCTTCCAGTGGCTCTACCTCGGCGCCGACCTCTACCGGCAACTCGAAGGAGGCGAGAGGCCCTCGGGGGTTCCCGCCGACCACGCCGGCTACGTCCACGACGAGCCCGTGTTGGTCGAGTCCGACACGGTCGAACGGCTCACGGAGCGCTTCGACGTCGGGGTCCTGACGGGGCGACCGGCCGCCGAGGCGGAGATCGCCCTCTCGCGAGTCGGCCTCTCGGTTCCCGACGATCACCGTTTCACGATGGACGACTGGGAGGAGGGAAAGCCCCACCCCCGCGCGCTGGTGGCGCTCGCGGACCGGTTCGACGCCGACGCCGTCGCGTTCGTCGGCGACACGCTCGACGACGTCCGTACGGCGACGAACGCGGCCGCGGCCAACCCCGACAGGGACTACTACGGGGTCGGCGTTCTCACCGGCGGGCTGCGCGGCGAGGAGGGACGCGCGAAGTACGAGGCGGAGGGTGCGGCGGCAGTGCTCGACTCAGTCAACGACCTGCCAGACCTGCTCGAATAG
- a CDS encoding EMC6-like membrane protein produces MATEAIEQRSAHVRAVTVTALCSLAGIAAGIASSALAADAGDPIALAILAAFVLIQFPLLSITGIVEEFSTKDKLFIGFMSFCLWFVTWGILLTTGVTI; encoded by the coding sequence ATGGCAACCGAAGCGATCGAGCAGCGGTCAGCCCACGTGCGGGCGGTGACGGTCACCGCACTGTGCTCGCTCGCGGGGATCGCCGCGGGGATCGCCTCCTCGGCGCTCGCCGCGGACGCCGGCGATCCCATCGCGCTCGCGATCCTGGCCGCGTTCGTACTGATCCAGTTTCCCCTGCTCTCGATCACGGGGATCGTCGAGGAGTTCTCGACGAAGGACAAGCTCTTCATCGGCTTCATGAGCTTCTGTCTCTGGTTCGTCACCTGGGGCATCCTGCTCACCACGGGAGTGACGATCTGA
- a CDS encoding cold-shock protein: protein MAKGNVDFFNDTGGYGFISTDDADDDVFFHMEDVGGPDLEEGTDIEFDIEQAPKGPRATNVTRL, encoded by the coding sequence ATGGCGAAAGGCAACGTTGATTTCTTCAACGACACTGGCGGCTACGGTTTCATTTCGACGGACGACGCGGACGACGACGTATTCTTCCACATGGAGGACGTTGGCGGTCCGGACCTCGAAGAAGGTACAGACATCGAGTTCGACATCGAACAGGCCCCCAAGGGCCCCCGGGCGACCAACGTCACCCGCCTCTAA
- a CDS encoding glutathione S-transferase N-terminal domain-containing protein has translation MLELYQAEDCPHSQDVRGKLTDLGLSYVAHNPRTHEGEVRNETTREAMEAIGGEDQIPFLVDTECGETLYESDDIVEHLEEHHS, from the coding sequence ATGCTCGAACTCTACCAGGCGGAGGACTGCCCGCACTCCCAGGACGTCCGCGGGAAACTGACCGATCTGGGACTCTCGTACGTCGCGCACAACCCCCGAACCCACGAGGGCGAGGTGAGAAACGAGACGACGCGGGAGGCGATGGAGGCGATCGGCGGCGAGGACCAGATCCCGTTTCTCGTCGACACCGAGTGCGGCGAGACGCTCTACGAGAGCGACGATATCGTCGAACACCTGGAGGAACACCACTCGTGA
- a CDS encoding M20 family metallopeptidase: MTASESTTDVSELTRELVSIPSHDDETAAGDAIESWLRVETDADVERDEIGNVFARRGTGERSLAFVGHHDVVPPADEQTEDGEYVVEERDGRLYGRGTADMKGSLAAAMCAFRDSGLPGGSNGRTQSDDAEPGTELVFASFVGEERGGVGARHAIENGFSPEFAVVGEGSTNYSEEGLTDVVVAHKGRRGSTITARGAASHANEPEAGENAIYRACDAVEQVRSMEVPSVEVFGNRLSGTVVVTEIDGGSAMNVVPDRCSVTVDERTVPGERAPLEEVAGEGVEWSVDQDLRPMQCADEAFADRMLEAARATQDGEPEAVTKPHATDAGWLADAGTACLIYGASEPGEAHTATESVSIDVLERCYRGYRAIAETAHTG; this comes from the coding sequence ATGACCGCGAGCGAGAGCACCACCGACGTGTCGGAGCTGACCCGGGAGCTCGTCTCGATCCCGAGCCACGACGACGAGACCGCCGCGGGCGACGCGATCGAGTCGTGGCTCCGTGTCGAGACGGACGCCGACGTCGAGCGTGACGAGATTGGCAACGTGTTCGCCCGTCGAGGAACGGGCGAACGATCGCTCGCGTTCGTCGGCCACCACGACGTCGTTCCGCCGGCGGACGAACAGACCGAGGACGGCGAGTACGTCGTCGAGGAGCGGGACGGTCGGCTCTACGGACGAGGCACCGCCGACATGAAGGGGTCGCTCGCGGCGGCGATGTGTGCGTTTCGCGACAGCGGGTTGCCAGGTGGCTCGAACGGCCGGACGCAGTCCGACGACGCGGAGCCCGGCACGGAACTCGTCTTCGCGAGTTTCGTCGGCGAGGAGCGCGGCGGTGTCGGCGCGCGTCACGCGATCGAGAACGGCTTCTCACCCGAGTTCGCGGTCGTCGGTGAGGGCTCGACGAACTACTCCGAAGAGGGCCTCACGGACGTCGTCGTCGCCCACAAGGGCCGGCGCGGGAGCACGATCACCGCCCGAGGAGCCGCCTCGCACGCGAACGAACCCGAGGCCGGCGAGAACGCGATCTACCGAGCCTGCGATGCCGTCGAACAGGTCAGATCGATGGAGGTACCGAGCGTCGAGGTGTTCGGCAACCGGCTGTCGGGGACGGTCGTCGTCACCGAGATCGACGGTGGGTCAGCGATGAACGTCGTCCCCGACCGCTGTTCGGTTACGGTCGACGAACGGACGGTCCCCGGCGAGCGCGCCCCCCTAGAGGAGGTCGCCGGCGAGGGCGTCGAGTGGAGCGTCGATCAGGACCTGCGGCCGATGCAGTGTGCGGACGAGGCGTTCGCGGATCGGATGCTCGAGGCCGCACGGGCAACCCAGGACGGCGAGCCTGAAGCGGTAACGAAACCTCACGCGACCGACGCCGGCTGGCTCGCCGACGCCGGCACGGCGTGTCTGATCTACGGCGCCTCGGAGCCGGGCGAGGCCCACACGGCGACCGAGAGCGTCTCGATCGACGTCCTGGAGCGGTGTTATCGTGGGTATCGCGCGATCGCCGAGACGGCCCATACGGGCTGA
- a CDS encoding UPF0146 family protein — MKSRTQAALVAALDPYERLAEIGIGRRTDVAAALAASGTRVVATDVHRRSVPDGVRFVRDDVTRPDPSVYTDVEAIYALNLPPELHRPAWSLARRTGADFLFTTLGGDAPEVPVSRHTLPGETLFVAER, encoded by the coding sequence ATGAAATCGCGGACGCAAGCGGCGCTCGTGGCGGCGCTCGACCCGTACGAGCGACTCGCCGAGATCGGCATCGGCCGCCGGACCGACGTCGCCGCGGCGCTCGCTGCGAGCGGTACGCGGGTCGTCGCCACCGACGTCCACCGGCGGTCGGTCCCCGACGGAGTACGCTTCGTTCGCGACGACGTTACCCGTCCCGACCCGTCGGTCTACACGGACGTCGAGGCGATCTACGCGCTCAACCTCCCGCCCGAACTCCACCGCCCCGCGTGGTCGCTCGCCCGACGGACGGGAGCGGACTTCCTCTTCACGACGCTCGGGGGCGACGCTCCCGAGGTCCCCGTATCCCGACACACTCTGCCGGGCGAGACGCTGTTCGTCGCGGAACGATAA
- a CDS encoding DUF7522 family protein: MALSDETTEELLSACRTTVGDELRSITYFTPDEYDHLYLREDLERGDDPEAFVENERQGFSSQRTYEWSELGEYEYTIRVFTAGHLVRVITDDEGVYVTTGDLTMDRFGALVEAIQSILNEE, encoded by the coding sequence ATGGCGCTCTCCGACGAGACGACCGAGGAGCTGTTATCGGCGTGTCGAACGACCGTAGGCGACGAGCTACGCAGCATCACCTACTTCACCCCCGACGAATACGACCACCTCTATCTGCGTGAGGACCTCGAACGAGGCGACGACCCCGAGGCGTTCGTCGAGAACGAACGGCAGGGATTCTCCAGCCAGCGGACCTACGAGTGGTCCGAACTCGGGGAGTACGAGTACACCATCCGCGTGTTCACGGCGGGACACCTCGTCCGCGTGATCACCGACGACGAGGGAGTCTACGTGACGACCGGCGACCTGACGATGGACCGCTTCGGCGCGCTCGTCGAGGCGATCCAGAGCATCCTGAACGAGGAGTAA
- a CDS encoding DUF4382 domain-containing protein, which yields MERRQYIKATGAAVTGSLLAGCAAGGSKDAADEGDANDDGEESGSGESGTGTLATSVTDQPVDIDDFESCVVTVDGIWVKPANADEEGDENETDDDGSDEDETDENVTDEDEPEEPEVDAYEGHDHGPDDGSDTNETAGDDGENAADDEGDENETAGDDGTGDAPDESGGRYYVEFDEPQEADLVRLQGVNTQLIDETELAVGEYRFLQLNVSGVEGTLADGGEAEVKTPGNAPLQFQHSFEIRADEVTRFIADFAPVRLGRGNRYLIKPVATGTQVLYGDEEYDPEAGDGGGSDGSDGASGTDDGDEGTGGDERAPDDDDGSGN from the coding sequence ATGGAGCGAAGACAGTACATCAAGGCGACGGGTGCCGCGGTGACCGGCAGCCTGCTGGCCGGCTGTGCCGCCGGCGGCTCGAAGGACGCGGCCGACGAGGGTGACGCGAACGACGACGGCGAGGAGAGCGGGTCCGGCGAATCGGGGACGGGAACGCTCGCGACGAGCGTGACCGACCAGCCCGTCGACATCGACGACTTCGAGTCCTGCGTGGTCACCGTCGATGGGATCTGGGTCAAGCCCGCGAACGCCGACGAGGAAGGCGACGAGAACGAGACGGACGACGACGGGAGCGATGAGGACGAAACGGACGAGAACGTGACCGACGAGGACGAGCCCGAGGAGCCGGAAGTTGACGCCTACGAGGGACACGACCACGGACCGGACGACGGGAGCGACACGAACGAGACGGCCGGCGACGACGGCGAGAACGCGGCTGATGACGAGGGAGACGAGAACGAGACGGCCGGCGACGACGGAACCGGGGACGCGCCCGACGAGAGCGGGGGACGATACTACGTCGAGTTCGACGAGCCACAGGAGGCGGACCTCGTTCGGCTCCAGGGCGTGAACACCCAGCTGATCGACGAGACCGAACTGGCCGTCGGCGAGTATCGGTTCCTCCAGCTCAACGTGAGCGGGGTCGAGGGCACGCTCGCCGACGGCGGCGAGGCGGAGGTCAAGACGCCCGGCAACGCCCCCCTACAGTTCCAGCACTCCTTCGAGATCCGCGCGGACGAGGTGACCCGATTCATCGCGGACTTCGCCCCGGTTCGACTCGGACGCGGCAACCGCTACCTGATCAAACCGGTCGCCACCGGAACGCAGGTACTCTACGGCGACGAGGAGTACGATCCGGAAGCGGGAGACGGGGGCGGATCGGACGGGTCCGATGGCGCATCCGGGACCGACGACGGTGACGAGGGTACGGGCGGCGACGAACGAGCTCCCGACGACGACGACGGCTCCGGGAACTGA
- a CDS encoding PINc/VapC family ATPase: MKILPDTSVVIDGRVSERIRDGEFGGATVLIPEAVVSELEHQANEGIDSGWNGLEELNALAELADAGEIDLQYIGRRPDVIERGQAAEGEIDALIRDMAAEHEARFVTSDIVQSEVAQAKGLDVEYIAPVVEEVGTLDVEEYFDEQTMSVHLKAGVEPMAKRGNVGEMRFERVREEVQTEEEIEEIAREIENGAKQSSEGFIELSEPGMRIVQFRDYRIAIARPPFSDGIEITAVRPLVKTDLEDYAFADELRERMLERQRGILISGSPGAGKSTFAQAVAGFLSESEYSVKTMEKPRDLQVGPEITQYTELGGSMEKTADSLLMVRPDYTIYDEVRKTNDFEVFADMRLAGVGMIGVVHATRAIDALQRLVGRVELGMIPQIVDTVVYIEAGQVHTVYDVTTEVKVPAGLTEEDLARPVIVIRDFETDEPAYEIYTFNRQVVTVPLDGGEEEEEGGVDRIARQEIEREIRSIARGHVDVELQGSNCAIVYVEDDDISSVIGKGGGRITDVENRLGIDIDVRTHDENPNYGSGGGSGGGESPQQRHGEVVVPEITSRHVRIETDQAAAGQTVEVQAGGEYLFTATVGRGGDIQVSRGSAIADELERAIDRNQQITVVAE, from the coding sequence ATGAAGATTCTTCCGGACACGAGCGTGGTCATCGACGGCCGCGTCTCCGAGCGGATCCGAGACGGCGAGTTCGGCGGGGCGACGGTGCTCATCCCCGAGGCGGTCGTCAGCGAGCTCGAACACCAGGCCAACGAGGGGATCGACAGCGGATGGAACGGGTTAGAGGAGCTGAACGCGCTGGCCGAACTGGCCGATGCCGGCGAGATCGATCTGCAGTACATCGGTCGGCGGCCCGACGTCATCGAACGGGGCCAGGCTGCCGAGGGCGAGATCGACGCGCTGATCCGTGACATGGCGGCCGAACACGAGGCACGCTTCGTCACCAGCGACATCGTCCAGAGCGAGGTCGCACAGGCGAAGGGCCTCGACGTCGAGTACATCGCTCCCGTGGTCGAGGAGGTCGGGACCCTCGACGTCGAGGAGTACTTCGACGAGCAGACGATGAGCGTCCATCTCAAGGCCGGCGTCGAGCCGATGGCCAAGCGCGGCAACGTCGGCGAGATGCGCTTCGAGCGCGTTCGAGAGGAGGTCCAGACCGAGGAGGAGATCGAGGAGATCGCCCGCGAGATCGAGAACGGCGCCAAACAGTCCTCCGAGGGCTTCATCGAGCTCTCGGAGCCCGGAATGCGGATCGTCCAGTTTCGCGACTACCGGATCGCGATCGCCCGGCCGCCGTTCTCGGACGGGATCGAGATCACCGCGGTCCGCCCGCTCGTGAAGACCGACCTCGAGGACTACGCGTTCGCCGACGAGCTTCGCGAGCGCATGCTCGAGCGCCAGCGCGGCATCCTGATCTCGGGCTCGCCCGGGGCAGGTAAATCGACGTTCGCCCAGGCCGTCGCCGGCTTCCTCTCCGAATCGGAGTACTCGGTGAAGACGATGGAGAAGCCCCGCGATCTACAGGTCGGCCCCGAGATCACCCAGTACACCGAACTGGGGGGCTCGATGGAGAAGACCGCCGACTCGCTGTTGATGGTGCGACCCGACTACACCATCTACGACGAGGTCAGGAAGACCAACGACTTCGAGGTGTTCGCCGACATGCGCCTCGCGGGCGTCGGCATGATCGGCGTCGTCCACGCCACCCGCGCGATCGACGCGCTCCAGCGGCTGGTCGGCCGCGTGGAACTCGGCATGATCCCCCAGATCGTCGACACCGTCGTCTACATCGAGGCCGGACAGGTCCACACCGTCTACGACGTCACCACCGAGGTGAAGGTCCCGGCAGGGTTGACCGAGGAGGACCTCGCGCGTCCCGTGATCGTCATCCGGGACTTCGAGACGGACGAGCCCGCCTACGAGATCTACACGTTCAACCGCCAGGTCGTCACCGTCCCGCTCGACGGAGGGGAGGAAGAGGAGGAGGGTGGCGTCGATCGAATCGCTCGCCAGGAGATCGAACGCGAGATCCGCTCGATCGCCCGCGGCCACGTCGACGTCGAGCTTCAGGGGTCGAACTGTGCGATCGTCTACGTCGAGGACGACGACATCTCCTCGGTGATCGGAAAGGGCGGCGGCCGGATCACCGACGTCGAGAACAGGCTGGGGATCGACATCGACGTCCGCACCCACGACGAGAACCCGAACTACGGCTCGGGCGGCGGTAGCGGAGGCGGCGAAAGTCCCCAGCAGCGACACGGCGAGGTGGTCGTCCCGGAGATCACCTCGAGACACGTCCGCATCGAGACCGACCAGGCCGCTGCCGGTCAGACCGTCGAGGTACAGGCCGGCGGCGAGTACCTCTTCACGGCGACCGTCGGCCGCGGTGGCGACATCCAGGTCTCGCGGGGCAGTGCCATCGCGGACGAACTGGAACGGGCGATCGACCGAAATCAGCAGATCACGGTCGTCGCCGAGTGA
- a CDS encoding archaemetzincin family Zn-dependent metalloprotease — translation MHVDIVPVGELPAAVKREASTGLRSVYDCDVTVHDEQSIPSGAYDSSRDQYRAEEFIELASRIGSGEKNIAVTAKDLFYRRRNYVFGLAYLDGNGSVISTYRLQTSSDGGFSEKSAGEIFGDRVRKEVVHEIGHTLGLEHCDNSRCVMNFSPTVREVDIKEENLCGTCQRSVL, via the coding sequence ATGCATGTCGACATCGTGCCGGTCGGGGAGCTTCCCGCGGCGGTGAAACGGGAGGCTTCGACGGGGCTACGGTCGGTGTATGACTGTGACGTTACCGTCCACGACGAGCAGTCGATCCCCTCCGGCGCGTACGACTCGAGCCGCGATCAGTACCGAGCCGAGGAGTTCATCGAACTCGCGAGTCGGATCGGGTCGGGCGAGAAGAACATCGCGGTGACCGCGAAGGACCTCTTCTACCGGCGGCGAAACTACGTCTTCGGACTGGCCTATCTCGACGGCAACGGCAGCGTCATCTCGACCTACCGGCTCCAGACCTCGAGCGACGGCGGTTTCTCCGAGAAGAGCGCCGGCGAGATCTTCGGCGATCGGGTTCGGAAGGAGGTCGTCCACGAGATCGGCCACACCCTGGGATTGGAACACTGCGACAACAGCCGCTGCGTGATGAACTTCTCCCCCACCGTTCGCGAGGTCGACATCAAGGAGGAGAACCTCTGTGGGACCTGTCAGCGATCCGTCCTCTGA
- a CDS encoding helix-turn-helix domain-containing protein codes for MAGSDADSLEDLPPSAKLVFKVLEYNGSLTQKQIVSESMLSARTVRYALERLEEIEIVDEDIYFADARQNLYTLNGDAVVADGGPDEACCAE; via the coding sequence ATGGCTGGATCAGACGCGGACTCCTTGGAGGATCTCCCCCCGAGTGCGAAACTCGTCTTCAAGGTACTCGAGTACAACGGCTCGCTCACGCAGAAACAGATCGTCAGCGAGTCGATGCTCTCGGCCCGAACGGTCCGCTACGCGCTCGAACGTCTCGAGGAGATCGAGATCGTCGACGAGGACATCTACTTCGCGGACGCCCGGCAGAACCTCTACACGTTGAACGGCGACGCCGTCGTCGCCGACGGCGGCCCCGACGAGGCCTGCTGTGCCGAGTGA
- a CDS encoding ribosome biogenesis/translation initiation ATPase RLI produces the protein MADDSIAVVDLDRCQPDRCNYECANFCPPNRTGKECITLRGEDADQGGPDQVRISEEICLGETCGICVEKCPFDAIEIINLPQELQDDPVHRYGENAFSLYGLPIPIEGQVTGILGPNGIGKSTAVRILAGEMTPNLGDYQQDPSWDAVLDAYRGTELQDYVREVRDGEVSVARKPQYVDRIPDQFDGNTRELLEHTDERGVLEELVERLSITPVIDQEIDELSGGELQRVAIAACLARDADFYFLDEITPYLDISQRVAVARLVRELAEEGDRSMLVVEHDLAILDLLCDNLHVAYGEPGAYGVITSPKSVRKGINEYLQGYLDNENMRIRPEAIEFARHAPRTVSRSPSLVDYPSMEKSYGEDAFSLSVEGGTIREEEVLGIVGPNGIGKSTFAKLLAGRLEPDEGEFETNLSISYKPQYVEIDKPMRVDAFLASITDRFGSSHWNTEIAKPLQLQRIMEQDLTDLSGGERQRVAIAACLSEDADLFLLDEPSAHLDVEQRVLATRAIRRYAETQDATVLVIDHDIYMIDLLADRLLVFDGEPAHEGRASQPKGMRDGMNEFLSNLDVTFRRDERTGRPRINKPDSQLDREQKRQGEYYYAP, from the coding sequence ATGGCCGACGATAGCATCGCCGTCGTCGATCTGGATCGGTGCCAGCCCGACCGGTGTAACTATGAGTGTGCCAACTTCTGTCCGCCCAACCGCACCGGAAAGGAGTGCATCACGCTTCGCGGCGAGGACGCCGATCAGGGCGGCCCCGACCAGGTGCGCATCTCCGAGGAGATCTGTCTGGGCGAGACCTGCGGGATCTGCGTCGAGAAGTGTCCGTTCGACGCGATCGAGATCATCAACCTTCCCCAGGAGCTCCAGGACGATCCCGTCCACAGGTACGGCGAGAACGCCTTCTCGCTCTACGGGCTGCCGATCCCGATCGAGGGGCAAGTAACGGGTATCCTGGGTCCCAACGGGATCGGGAAGTCCACCGCGGTGCGGATCCTCGCAGGCGAGATGACGCCCAACCTCGGCGACTACCAGCAGGACCCCTCCTGGGACGCCGTCCTCGACGCCTACCGGGGCACCGAGCTTCAGGACTACGTCCGCGAAGTGCGCGACGGAGAGGTCTCGGTCGCGCGCAAACCCCAGTACGTCGATCGGATCCCCGACCAGTTCGACGGCAACACCCGAGAGCTCCTCGAGCACACCGACGAACGGGGCGTACTCGAGGAACTGGTCGAGCGCCTCTCGATCACGCCGGTGATCGACCAGGAGATCGACGAGCTCTCGGGCGGCGAACTACAGCGGGTAGCGATCGCCGCCTGCCTGGCGCGAGACGCCGACTTCTACTTCCTCGACGAGATCACTCCCTACCTGGACATCAGCCAGCGAGTGGCCGTCGCTCGGCTCGTCCGGGAACTCGCGGAGGAGGGCGACCGATCGATGCTCGTGGTCGAACACGACCTCGCCATCCTCGATCTGCTCTGTGACAACCTCCACGTCGCCTACGGTGAACCCGGCGCCTACGGCGTGATCACCTCGCCCAAGTCGGTCCGAAAGGGGATCAACGAGTATCTCCAGGGCTACCTCGACAACGAGAACATGCGGATCAGGCCGGAGGCGATCGAGTTCGCGCGCCACGCCCCCCGGACGGTCTCGCGCAGTCCCTCCCTGGTCGACTACCCCTCGATGGAGAAGTCCTACGGCGAGGACGCCTTCTCGCTCTCGGTCGAGGGCGGCACGATCCGAGAGGAGGAGGTGTTGGGCATCGTCGGCCCCAACGGGATCGGCAAGTCGACGTTCGCGAAGCTGCTCGCGGGCCGCCTGGAGCCCGACGAAGGCGAGTTCGAGACGAACCTCTCGATCTCCTACAAGCCGCAGTACGTCGAGATCGACAAGCCGATGCGCGTCGACGCCTTCCTCGCCTCCATCACCGATCGGTTCGGCAGCTCACACTGGAACACCGAGATCGCAAAACCCCTCCAGCTCCAGCGGATCATGGAGCAGGACCTCACCGACCTCTCGGGCGGCGAGCGCCAGCGCGTCGCGATCGCGGCGTGTCTCTCGGAGGACGCAGACCTGTTCCTGCTCGACGAGCCCTCCGCCCACCTCGACGTCGAACAGCGGGTGCTCGCCACGCGGGCGATCCGCCGATACGCGGAGACCCAGGACGCCACCGTGTTGGTGATCGACCACGACATCTACATGATCGACCTGCTCGCCGACCGACTGCTCGTCTTCGACGGCGAGCCCGCACACGAGGGTCGCGCGAGCCAGCCCAAAGGCATGCGCGACGGCATGAACGAGTTCCTCTCGAACCTCGACGTGACGTTCCGGCGCGACGAACGCACGGGCCGCCCGCGGATCAACAAACCCGACAGCCAGCTCGATCGCGAACAGAAGCGCCAGGGCGAGTACTACTACGCCCCGTAG